CTTTGGCGGCACCGTTAGCGTTTGTCTCCTCTTCTCCCTTTGGACGACGAGAATGCAGCCGGAACCGTGCAAAACTTCTCATCAGTGTGTGGAACCCAGGCAGTGCAGGGCGGCGAGCACGGCTGGCTGATGATCAGAACTACTCGCTACAAGACGACGAACAGTCGCCTGCTCGATCTCTGCGTGCTCGCCTTGCAACGACGCGTAGGTATCTGGCAGAGCTGGCTGGATTAGACTACAATACTACCGACGGGCATTAGATATATTTTGATTTGTCCAAGTGGCTGTCTAGACTATGGAAGGCATCGGAAGACTGGTCACTGCTGGTGGATGTGCGTGGATTGGTGACGAGGGTTAGTTCACACTTTCCGAAAGTCGACGCACTGAGAGGGTCGTCCTTCTTGCTTCCTAGCTAGTAGCTGCTTTGCTTTGAGTACAGCCGAAAAAAGGGTCATCATCTCTGCAGGTTGACTCCAACTGTACTGCTAGTGGCTAGATACAGTGACGAGTCTTCAGTTTCAGTGTCAGTAGTGATGAGTAGTTTATCTACTAGTTCCTAGCTAGCTACACTAGGTCCTGGTTCTCTGCGAGATTGTACTACTGTACTTGGCTAGCAAAGCAACGCAGCGCTGTGCCGTGCTTATCGTGCAAGCGAACGTAGTACAGGCTACAGTCTACATGCTGCAGAGAAAATGGAGACGCGCATCCAAAGCCACGCTTCATGTTCAAGCTAGCAGAAGAGCGCCGATCTCGGTGCTAGTGTGCTACCGTCAGATCGCGACGTGCAAGTTGGAGTAAGACTTACTGAAGCGAAAGCCCATGCTGCAATAATCAGAATTCAGAACAGAGAGCAGTAGAGCACGTACAGGGAGCAAAAATAATCATCTCACCGCAAATAGTTTTAAGTTTGTCTTGGTATGTTCTTTTAGCTTAAttacattttaaatttaaataaaATGGGTAGTCAAAGTCACCACGTGACCTGGTGTTTCAAATTTCTTCATAACCTTCGAGTTTACAGTTGTGCTCAATTCTTGGAAAAGTTTCTGTTAACGCTCCGGCAGAAAAGGTCTTGGGGCTCGATCCTTCCAGAAGCCTGAATGCGAGTCAGAGATCTCCACGCATGCATGCCTGCATCAGAAAGGGACATGTGTGTTGGCGACGCAAATCTAGGAGAACCTAGCCTTGCTTCGATGGCAAGCATGTTTCTTCACCTTTCTATAAAGGGCTAATCGATCCATCGCAGTCGTTGGGGTTTCGTTGACGTCGCCAAGTCAAAGGTCTCGACGCTCGAAGGGCGAGTTGCCGTTGGAGCTTGGGTTGACGGGCTGTACAGCTAGCCTAGCATGGGTTGCGTGGGATCGCAGCCGGAAAACACACACGGCTCTGAATAAACAATAGACGCTATAAAGAAGAGGAATACTACATTCTTTTGCTGGTTTAATTTGGCACATATCCAGATCTCAGCTCCAAGTCAAATTTAGAGTTTTATAAACGAAAACAAAATTATCTGAATATCTATTTTTAGTCTAAGTTCAATCGGAAGGGCTCATATGAACAGCCTACTGTAGCCCTCGCCCATCTTCATGGAAAGTCTGAACACAAGGAAAGGAAGCAACTTGATGCAACTGGCTGGGGCCTAGAACTGCTAGTGGTTGCAGTCGACATGATCACAGTCACAACTGGGATTGTACTGGCTCAGCCGTTGAAGTCAGCTTCAGTTTGTGTGGACGCGCAGGAATCCTTTGGattaaaaaaaaaaatcccAGCGGCAAACTAGGGAGAATCAAAGTCTACTTTCTTCCGATGAAAAAAAACGAAAGCATCAGCAGTCAGATGAACACAATTTTGAGGCCTCTTTAAGCTATGATTAATTGTACATGGATCCCTATGCCGCCGGTGTATAATAAGCATGCATGCACATGCGAGTCCATGTGCTCATCTGAGAGACGGCCTTTGTTTGATTTCTGACGTCCGTACTGATGGCAGAACAAAAAATACTTgcagaaaataaaataaaataagtcaTGGATCAGTTACAATACAACTACTTACGATCCGGATTATATTAACTATTGAAGTTGGTTGTTTACTTCACTTGTTAGGTACAGCTCCACCCGTTGTCAAACCAAATAAAACAAGATTCGGTTCAGACAACTTATTCATGCCCCTATCAATGCAAAGAGAAAATCCACTTGTTTTCTACGAACAGGTCTAGCAGAAACAAGTGGATTGTCTTTAATATTTCTCATCTCAGGCTTTTTTTAACCATTTTTGTTTGATTTACTCCAAGATATTTAGACAAGAGTTTCCAGTAGCATCATGAGCACTACCATCTAGCTAGAATAACGCAAATATGCAAGGAAGAGTAAGCAGCAACCACAGCAACTGCCAACTGGGTAAAGACAGTGTTGGCTGAAGTCTGAAATCTGAACACAGGATATCCATGCGTGCATGGAGGTGTTGCCATCTCGGGAGGGTCAACGTACACATGCAGACGCCCGTGGACGGTTTGGTCACCAGCCACACTCGCGGTGTTCCGAGCCGCTAGCTCTCCGGACCTTGGAATCTGATGACCAGCCCATTTGGACAAACACTTCGGCCGGCGTGGGTCACTGTCACGGCCACGCACACCCCCGGCAAGCTGCAAAGAAAAGTTGACCAGAAAGCGCCTGCCCATTTGGACAAACACTTCGGCCGGCGTGGGTCACTGTCACCAGCCACGCACGAGTAGTAGAGTGGGCGACCCATCGCCGGTCGATAGATGTGCAGTGGCCACCCCATCCACCATCTTATTGCAAATACAATAAAATTGCTTCAGTCAGTGTCTTGCACGTACTACAGAACAGAGTGCAAACTGAGCTCAATCTTTGAACCTAGCAGCTACAGAAGCTGGGATTGATAAGGCAGGAGTTCTCTTTCAAGAAAAGATCAAAATTAAAAGGGCACAATATCTCGATTGCCACACAATTCTGTGCATCTTTACCGAACTGAGCATCACTCGGTTGGTTAATTTAATAGATTTTTTATGATGGAACCTGACCACCTAAAAATGTTAGTGTAGACTCAGAATGTGTGATCACGTTTTCAGTAATTCATTCAGTGGTAGATTCAGTGCGATACGAAAATTTTTTAATAGTCTTTTTATGATGGAACCTGACCACCTAAATTTTAGTTTTAGTGTAGAGTCAGAATCTGTGATCATATTTTCCGCAATTTATTCAGTGGTGGATTCAGCGCGAGATGAAAATTTTGATCGTGAACGAAGCTATCGTGACCGTTGACTGATGCATGGTTCGTTGGTTCAGACCTAGTGGAAAATTAGAGAACGAAGGATCCACAGGCATAGCTGCACATCAGCCCCATTATTTGGACGCAGAATATGCCATTTGTCTGTTTGACATGGAATTCGATAAAAAAAAGTAAAGGAAACGAAAGAGATGGATACCAAGCGAGGAATTAAAGGTCGACGACGATCGATGAGGAAGCTCCTTGCATTGCCTAGCTATAGCCTTCATCTGGATtgttagctagctagctacgGTGCCCGCAGGCAGTTAGAGGTCAGGCTTTCACCTTTCTGGAAAGTTGGCGTGCTTTGGCGAGTGCTAATCCACTTGAGCACGAGAAACCTCTGGGCCAGGGCGGGCGACTAAAACCCTACTACTACAGTACTAGTAGTTGTGCTCCACGGATTTGACCTGCCCTGCATGCCCGGCGCACGCATGAGAACACCTAAACCAAAGGGAATAATGACCAGCTGcattttcctttccttcttttttTTGGCCGCCTCGTTGGATACGTTAGTACTTTTTGTAGAAGCAAGTCAAAGTCGTTCCACTTAGGTTGCACAGGCACAAAGAATGCGAGTTGGTACTAGTTGATCGTCCTCGCACATTCACAATGGATTTCATGATTCGTATGTATGTCCAAAGCATCACCATTTAGGACTAGCTCGCTGGAGCATTTTTATTCCTAGGTCCAGGCTTCTGGACGTCGTACGTAGCAGAGGCCAACAATTCCCAAGAGACCGGTTAGATCAGCGTCAGCCTTCCAGAGGTTAGGTTCAGGAAAGAACGAAAGAGACGACTCTCCAGTTTGGCACCAGTACGATTCTTCTGGAAGATGCAGAACaaacttttctttttttgacTAGACGTCGGCTTCGAACAGTATATTTTTGTTCTGAGATGGTGCTGGAGAACATTTGGCTTTCGATGCTGTAAAACGATAGGTTATTCGGTTCCTCCTCCACTGTTCTTTACGGAATACGACGTCGTTCTCCCAAATCCCATCGAAATTCCATCCACACCCGTTTTTGCAAGCCGCAAGAGAGAATGAAGAATCTTCAACATGTTTGCGGTGCTCCAACGCAAAATTCCCTAGCGCAGAAACTGAAACGACGGTGGAAAGAGTGgctcgccgctcgccgccccggCTACGCCTCCCAAATCCCGTTCCTTTTTATCGCCGTCGAACCCCACAGAGAACTTCTTCCCTTCTTTTGtaagaaaaaaggaaaaaaaaagaaaggagaaaCTTTTGTGCAGCCCAATTTCAACGGTGAGGAGGCGATGTGACACGACACCACTAGCAGAGGAGCTTGGGAGAGGCTAAGTGGTTaacgcctccgccgccgccgcccaagcaGGGGCCTAATCGAGTGGGTGCTTGCTAACCGTGACCTAATGGAGGCGATCACCGGCCGTGGTGGAGGAGGTTAATGGCGCATCCTTGTTAAACAAGCTTTGGTGATGGGAAAGTGAGGGAGGATGGGGTGGGATCTAGTGCTGTCTGATGTTGGTTTTGACAGGGCGGAGCGGCCGGCACCAGCGGTGAGCTACGCCGGAGGGACATTCTCAAGTGCCACGCACGCGTACGCGCAAGTGGCCGCGTGGTGCCGCCGGCCGGCGAGACGGCGACGAGGAAAAGGCGGCCGTGGGCGGGGTCGCTGGCAGCTCACTCATGGCCTACGCCGGCGCCTTTGTTCTTGTAGCCAATCATAGTCCCAGGTGGCCTGCAGCACCAGAGGATAAGCCCTCAACGTCCCATCCATGCCCTTTGTACCCTAGGGCCCTCGATTTCCATCCTAGCCAGCCACTTTGTCTTCGAGGTCGAACCCAAGCACCGTTGGAGCACGGCCTGAATCATCAGATTTGGAGAGAagacacagagagagagagagagagagagagagagagagagaatcgAATTCGAGCGAACAAGTTGGGTCGTCAAAGTACAGGCCCATTGCAAAACACGGCCCAGCCCCGTTTACGTCACTTGCACACACTGCGAAAGGTAGGTTTAGCGTTTACCGTCTAGGCTAAACCTGATTAGCACGGACTTTAACCATTTATGCTCAGACGTCTCACCCACGGAGATAGACCACTATCCCCACCGGTTTACACCAGTGCCCCAAAACAGCCCGCTGGAGGAGCGACACTATGCTTCAGAACCCAGCATGGAATGTACACAACTTGACCCACGTACTCTTAACGCTCGCCCTTCTCCTGCGGAGTTGATAGGGCGACGGGGGTATCAGTTGCACAAACGGCATGGCTGCTCCCTTCAAGGCCTGGCCCAGGTAGCTTATTTTGTGCAGCCTGGTCTTTCGGCTCCCCGGTTACTGCAGTATTCCACACGCAAGCTTTGGTGTTAGTGCAAGCGAATATCTGAAACAAACGCTAGTTACTACAGCATATTTAGAAGTGAGTTTTCAAGGACCGTACTCAGTTTGGAAGCATTTGGAACCTTGGTGGCTTCATCCATGGCTTGAGGGCGATGGCTTTCTGGCGTAATAGCAGCTGTGGGAGATGCATGGCGCTTTGTCTCTGCTCTAGATGCCGAAGGATCATGGCCTTTTGCTGTCATGAGAGAATCAAAGGGGCCAGTGCTCACAGATGGCGAATGTCGACGCCCTGCAAGTAAATGGCAGCCTTCATTATCAACATTTGGAAGGCAACAGCGTCTTTCGCTACCACGCATGATGCCTGGGCTTGAGTCGAAGTTGATAGTGCAAAGGCTTACCAGGTGCGTAGAGTGGAGGTTTGGCAGCCGATGTTGAACTGTCTGGGCCTTTCACCGAATGAGGCACGGGGCGTTGTGGTGCACTACTCAATGAAAGAAATCCCTGTCCTCCAGGTGTCACTGGTGCAGAATTGATGCATTTGGAACTTGCACCTATTGAGTTTCCAAGTGCCAAGGTTGGCACAATAGATTCACAGCCCTTAGGAATAGGAGAAAACCCTGGAGCCAAAATCCCAGGGCTCTTTGAAGTATTAGTTGGTGCTGGAGAAGCACAACCAGGAAGGCCTGTGACTGGTGAAACAGAGTTGCAAACTTCCATACCAGGAGATGCAGATATTCTAGAAGTCGTCCCCAGAGGGCCATCACGACTTATAGGTGGCATTCTTGTTACAATAGGATCTTGATACCTGGCAAATCGGGTTGCAGAGTTTCCCGGTGATATTAATTGTCCAGGGTTGCCTTTGGATTCCACCCCTTGAGAAACTGGGCTTTTGGCAGCAGCAGAACCAGATATTTTTGGCACAGCACATGGTGTTGGGCAGTCATGGCCTTTGGGTATATCAGTAGGAAGGGCACCGCATCCTTTGGTGCTATTGGCAGCGGAATGTTCAGCCATAGAATTTGGTGCGTGTGAATCAACATGGTTACCAATAAGAGTATCCCCGCTTGTCTCATTCAAGGATAACtgctctgctgccgccggcgTTGCAGGATCACTAGAAACAGCTTTAACAGAagacttgtaccataatgatggctgcaatagaccccCAATAAAAAAGTGATGCTAAGAACATAAACACGCCAGCAAAGAAAGGTAGCATAGTATCACACGATTGGTTTCATATATCTCACAAATACCCTACATTCAAGAGACATGctgttgcttgataattttgagtTCCTACCATAAATGAGAAAAACCTTCAACCAATAAAAAAGAACAAAGTAGATAGTAAGCACAGAATAGACTCAGTTTAATTCAAGTTGTCATTACATACAAGGGATATGCCAGCCAAATTTGTCAAATAACATGCCTACATATTCAAGAAACAAAAATCAAATTTCATCGGAAGGGCTGAACATCAGCTGCAGTCCATAACAGATAACAAGCGTTGGTCTTTAAAAGCTGGAAAAGGCAGCTTTCTGTTATATATTACATCCCATCATTGAAGACAGGGATCTATATTGTAATTGTGTGAGCATAGATGCAAAGCTGTTAGCAGCGCACATAGCAATCAATACGACGTTACTTATGTGTGAATGCGCAAGCATCATATGTTGGTGCATCCTTCctatataatcttgtgattgtATACAGTGAGTAACCAGCATGGGCCTGTAGGATTTTCTTAATGTCCGTGTGAAACAAGGAACATGCATGCTGCTTGAAACTTACACAGTAATGAAGTTTATTCAAGGCTTCCAAAAGTATTTTCTTTCCAACTATTATCATCATCTTCCTCACCATTTCTTCACGAGTTATTTTACTTTCCTGTAAAATAGAAAAAGAAGTGTTTCAGTGCCCCCACACGCCAGTTATAATCAATACCAACTGATGTAACATAACTTGTTCAGCAGACAGTACCTTCAGCTCTTCATAATGATGGAAGAGAAGTTCCCTTGCTATGGATGATATATTGTCTTGAACTAATCCGAACAGGACTTTGAATGATATCCATGGGGTAGTTGGTCCTTCACCTATTTCGCATGAAGCCTGTGTAAAGATCGCTTCAGCTGGATAAGTATAATACTAGAAATCAAAGTAAAACTATTTGTCATTTCACGAAGCAGAGAACGGGAATCATTGGGCAGCAAGGTTCTGCCATTGTGATAACTAGACATGAATCTAATAGCAGGTTACAAGATTCAGGTTGCCTCACAGGTTGAAGAGTAGAAACATTCGCTGCAACTTCCTTCGGAGATGGGCGAAACCATAATCCTTTCAAGTGAAGTAAATAACCTGAAAACAAGTGCATCAGAAAGAACATTAACTCCACCTATCTCCATATGACATGATAAAGGTCTTAACTCTTATTGATAATCTTACTTCGAACGTCCGGGGAAAGCTTGAAACTAACAAGATATTCTAAACGCATGTGAGTGCTTAGATG
The sequence above is drawn from the Panicum hallii strain FIL2 chromosome 7, PHallii_v3.1, whole genome shotgun sequence genome and encodes:
- the LOC112898896 gene encoding inactive poly [ADP-ribose] polymerase RCD1-like, with the protein product MASPRESNSWCLKRKLVEDCLSKECKSRRVKAENGPSFGSSAKRCNCCCIRPNLANDCVNFLKSGVPKHIMYYKQGSWHNFPEQIMKFLIEEFSGNKSSVVSVMDDDPVLIDFLSMTMVNLTSRKQQSVAWIDDTSKCFSPSLFFDEEIDDMVKGDTANVQGSVQGIMLDKAVNSPPEVVKQVVVESSLPASQKPSSADILRKKIISVERGCKDFLFVQDLFLSGMTPFATPNNLLHVYRYSPNDITAQCRLQAFERQIVSTKEKRGDANVRYGWLGSRKNDIVRILINGLGTTGKPAEKSDLSAGVYLSPENRTFTSVGLCDVDEKGVQYILLCQVILGNTEAVEPGSQEFFPSSGIYDSGVDDCLNPKCYVMWPSHLSTHMRLEYLVSFKLSPDVRSYLLHLKGLWFRPSPKEVAANVSTLQPASCEIGEGPTTPWISFKVLFGLVQDNISSIARELLFHHYEELKESKITREEMVRKMMIIVGKKILLEALNKLHYCPSLWYKSSVKAVSSDPATPAAAEQLSLNETSGDTLIGNHVDSHAPNSMAEHSAANSTKGCGALPTDIPKGHDCPTPCAVPKISGSAAAKSPVSQGVESKGNPGQLISPGNSATRFARYQDPIVTRMPPISRDGPLGTTSRISASPGMEVCNSVSPVTGLPGCASPAPTNTSKSPGILAPGFSPIPKGCESIVPTLALGNSIGASSKCINSAPVTPGGQGFLSLSSAPQRPVPHSVKGPDSSTSAAKPPLYAPGRRHSPSVSTGPFDSLMTAKGHDPSASRAETKRHASPTAAITPESHRPQAMDEATKVPNASKLITGEPKDQAAQNKLPGPGLEGSSHAVCATDTPVALSTPQEKGER